The Pseudanabaena sp. ABRG5-3 genome includes the window TGTTGAAGTTGAGTTGCTTGAGTTGTTGCAGCGCTTGCCCAAGCTGTTTACGATCGCTAAACATCGTAAAGTCATTACTGGTCATCCAGACTCCCCGAATTTCTTGTCGGGGTATTACAGTTGGGCTAGTAGATGGTGTAACTGGGAGATTGAGTTGCTTTTGCTGATTAGGCTTGGCATTGGGTTTAGCTTGCGACTTGGCGATCGCCTGATGATCGTTCCATCTAGGTATGAAATCAGGAACCAAATTATGAATAACTAATGTGGAGATAAAAGTAATTGCAAAAAGTAGTGACAAAAAACGTTTGCGCGATCGCTGCATTTGCCAGAAACTGTTGCCAACAAAATATTTTTGCCAATTTGAGAACATGAAACCTCGTTGCATTAGTTTCATGAGTTGCATTAGTTGCATAAATATGAATAATTAAGCTAAGTAAAAATACTAGTCGCAATCCTCATTGTATAGCGGTTTTTATTTTGTCGTAGGCAAAATGAAAACTACCAAACCTTTACTATGATTGATTCTTTTTGTCTGGCAAATGTGTACCAAACACATCTCCAAAACTCTGTATTTTGAGTTTGTTACGGAACTTGGTATAACAGCAAGCGTCTTTTTGCCGAACAATCTTTGTATTCTTGTTTTTCGCTTATCGCATCAGGAGTGCGCTGTAATGCTCAAGCAAAATCATCGGGCATGGGTAGAAGTCGATTTATCAGCAATTAAACATAATGTGCAGCAATTAAAATCGCTGTTGACTCCACCAACGGAATTAATGGCGATCGTCAAGGCAGATGCCTATGGACATGGGGCGGTCGATGTCAGTCAAGCAGCGATCGAGGCGGGGGCGACTTGGTTAGGTGTTGCTACGATTCCTGAAGGTATTCAGTTGCGTTGTGCAGGAATCACAGTTCCGATTGTGGTGTTGGGGGCAACCAATGGTGTGGATGAGATTAAAGCGATCGCAGAATACCGATTACAACCGACAATTTCTAATTCTAAGCAGGCGCTGATTTATCACAATGTGTTGTCGCAAACTGGTGAGCAGATTCCTGTACATCTAAAAATTGATACGGGCATGTCACGACTAGGCGTAAATTGGCAAGAGGCGATCGCCTTTGTGCAGTTAGTACAGCACTTGCCAAATTTAGAAATCATGAGTGTATATTCGCACTTTGCCACTGCCGATGATAGCGATCGCAGCTTTATGCAGTTGCAAAGTCAAAGATTTCAGCAAGTAATAGCATCTCTCAAGGCTGAAGGGATTTATCCAACCCTCATTCACATTTGCAATACCGCCGCCATGTTATGCGATCGCCACATTCATTACGACATTGTGCGAACAGGTTTAGGCATTTATGGACTCTATCCTGCCCCCCATCTTCAAAATCTTGTTGATTTACAGCCTGCCCTTACCGTTAAAGCTCGCATTACCCAAGTTAAAACTATCACCGCAGGTACAAGCGTGAGCTATGGGCGTTCATTCATTGCCCCACAGGATATGACGATCGCAACCGTAGCGATCGGTTATGCCGATGGCATTCCCAGAGGTTTATCCAATCGCATTCGTGTGTCAGTAAATGGGCAAAAAGTTGCTCAGATCGGCA containing:
- the alr gene encoding alanine racemase, which produces MLKQNHRAWVEVDLSAIKHNVQQLKSLLTPPTELMAIVKADAYGHGAVDVSQAAIEAGATWLGVATIPEGIQLRCAGITVPIVVLGATNGVDEIKAIAEYRLQPTISNSKQALIYHNVLSQTGEQIPVHLKIDTGMSRLGVNWQEAIAFVQLVQHLPNLEIMSVYSHFATADDSDRSFMQLQSQRFQQVIASLKAEGIYPTLIHICNTAAMLCDRHIHYDIVRTGLGIYGLYPAPHLQNLVDLQPALTVKARITQVKTITAGTSVSYGRSFIAPQDMTIATVAIGYADGIPRGLSNRIRVSVNGQKVAQIGTITMDQCAIDVTHVPNVHVGDVVTFLGGDSENTADDWANLLGTISWEILCGFKHRLPRINVTNAIRVALLRN